The following coding sequences are from one Nonlabens arenilitoris window:
- a CDS encoding LytR/AlgR family response regulator transcription factor, translating to MKAIIIEDEKPSARRLSRMLDDIGVKPEIMLHSVHESVEYLLNHSAPDLIFLDIQLSDGLSFEIFDQVDINSAIIFTTAYDEYALQAFKLNSIDYLLKPIDEDELKAAVERFELRFRESEKKQLIDFNEIAKMLGNPVDRVYKKRYTAKVGEHLKLFNTDEVQLFYSENKGSYLNLENGRNYLIDDKLESIEKELDPSQFFRISRQAIINVNAIDDMISYTNSRLKIKINSFKEMELIVSRERVKDFKNWLEK from the coding sequence ATGAAAGCTATAATCATAGAAGATGAAAAACCATCTGCAAGAAGATTAAGTCGCATGCTAGATGATATAGGTGTAAAGCCAGAGATCATGCTACATTCTGTGCACGAGTCTGTAGAGTACTTACTTAATCATTCAGCGCCAGACCTGATTTTCCTAGACATACAATTAAGTGATGGATTATCATTTGAGATTTTTGACCAGGTAGACATCAACAGTGCTATTATATTTACCACAGCATATGATGAATATGCACTGCAGGCCTTTAAACTTAATAGTATAGATTACCTGTTAAAACCCATTGACGAGGATGAGTTAAAAGCAGCAGTAGAGCGTTTTGAATTACGCTTCCGCGAAAGCGAGAAAAAACAGCTCATTGATTTTAATGAAATTGCAAAGATGTTAGGTAATCCAGTAGATCGTGTTTATAAAAAAAGATATACGGCCAAGGTAGGTGAGCATCTCAAGTTATTTAATACAGATGAGGTACAGCTTTTTTATTCTGAAAATAAAGGAAGTTATCTTAACCTAGAGAACGGTCGCAATTATCTTATTGATGATAAACTAGAATCAATTGAGAAAGAACTCGATCCTTCACAATTTTTTCGCATATCGAGACAGGCCATAATAAATGTAAACGCCATAGATGATATGATTTCTTATACAAACTCACGTCTTAAAATAAAAATCAACTCTTTTAAAGAAATGGAATTAATAGTCAGTAGGGAACGAGTAAAGGATTTTAAAAACTGGTTGGAAAAATAA
- a CDS encoding DUF4331 family protein codes for MKKIALWSSLALAVCVGAFIAADHLDAPAVANTTADIADFYAFEGADSNSTTFVVTLPAASASTQFDENVLIEINIDNTGVDAGTTGVTEDLVIQALRQGDKMYFFGPYAPSTTGLNSTIDTNELAASVDIGSMTTVGGVNYFAGLRQDAFFFDFEAFNNVISMAPATGFGTTGNNTFAPLNVNAIVIEVPNSMLGTAPTHIVDQLLAPNGPGLPVAYNVWVETKRR; via the coding sequence ATGAAAAAAATTGCCCTTTGGTCTAGCCTTGCACTCGCAGTATGTGTAGGAGCGTTTATCGCAGCAGATCACTTAGATGCGCCAGCTGTGGCTAATACGACAGCAGACATCGCAGATTTTTACGCCTTTGAAGGTGCAGACTCTAATTCAACAACATTTGTTGTGACCTTACCTGCCGCAAGCGCATCAACTCAATTTGATGAAAACGTTCTTATTGAAATCAATATTGATAATACTGGTGTTGATGCAGGAACAACTGGTGTGACAGAAGACCTAGTCATACAAGCATTACGTCAAGGTGATAAGATGTACTTCTTTGGTCCATATGCACCATCAACAACTGGTCTTAACAGTACAATAGATACTAATGAGCTTGCTGCTAGTGTAGATATAGGTTCTATGACGACTGTAGGTGGCGTTAATTATTTTGCTGGATTAAGGCAAGATGCATTCTTCTTTGATTTTGAAGCCTTTAATAATGTGATCAGTATGGCACCGGCTACAGGTTTTGGTACTACTGGTAACAACACGTTTGCACCATTAAATGTTAACGCGATAGTTATTGAAGTGCCTAATAGTATGTTAGGAACAGCTCCTACTCACATAGTAGATCAATTACTGGCACCTAATGGACCAGGCCTACCAGTTGCTTACAACGTATGGGTAGAAACTAAAAGAAGATAA
- a CDS encoding DUF4331 family protein: MKIFKYLIALTAVAAITVSCGDDDDIVGGNPATTDFSGTFIQQDQMGRPGINTVFTPTEADENMFNVTIPANGIAMFQPTFQSRIEAYYNAYGATYENNILGLDLPTLTTALALDVLQVSPDAPTSYFSAAGVPLTGRAIEDDVIDVSLILLFGGNTGARFDGNNGTPNLVSDNVAQEAGTSSTTFPYLTAAQF, translated from the coding sequence ATGAAAATATTCAAATATTTAATAGCTCTTACTGCTGTTGCTGCAATTACAGTTTCATGTGGTGATGATGATGATATCGTAGGAGGCAATCCAGCAACTACAGATTTTTCAGGAACATTTATACAACAAGATCAAATGGGTCGTCCAGGTATAAATACCGTTTTTACACCTACAGAGGCTGATGAGAATATGTTTAACGTTACCATTCCTGCTAATGGAATTGCTATGTTTCAACCTACTTTTCAATCCCGTATAGAAGCATATTATAATGCATATGGAGCAACCTATGAGAACAACATACTAGGATTAGACTTGCCTACTTTAACTACGGCACTAGCTTTAGATGTACTTCAAGTTTCTCCAGATGCACCTACATCATATTTCAGTGCAGCTGGTGTACCGTTAACAGGTCGTGCCATAGAAGATGACGTGATAGACGTGTCGTTAATTTTACTTTTTGGTGGTAACACAGGAGCAAGATTTGATGGTAATAACGGTACTCCTAATCTTGTTTCAGATAACGTAGCGCAAGAAGCTGGAACCTCTTCAACAACTTTCCCATACTTAACTGCCGCGCAGTTCTAG
- a CDS encoding tetratricopeptide repeat protein, which produces MKNLITFLILLFLVSCATAPEQNQTVITDINDIESYLNIDRNTLVKDLKSQTEPLQLDIEKDSTRIIQMSRLAGLNNQLYDITGDIDYLEQAVRLREKVLQRTAIKPESARRSLAQMYIKQHRFKEADSLMNTIEANEKQDQLVKFDIAMELGDYTKAESLLSSIKNLNDYNYLIRAAKWNDYKGNLDDTIRLMEKAMELAEESGSENLMLWSYSNIADYYGHHGDLTLSYKYYLKTLQLDPQNDYALKGISWIAYSNDNDIKLASQIINTLQSRHDIPDYKLILAEFAEYQNNESQAQRLRDEFLKETNQPAYRAMYNTYRIENLLAGNENQQKAGLELAIEEVGNRATPETYDLLGYAYLVNKMPVIALENHKRFVQNKTFEPVAQLHLAQILKENKLGEVAQPIKNELLETRYELGPVTYKEVQQI; this is translated from the coding sequence ATGAAAAATCTCATCACCTTTTTAATTTTATTGTTTCTAGTTTCTTGTGCCACGGCACCTGAACAAAACCAAACAGTAATTACAGACATTAACGACATAGAGTCCTATCTTAATATAGATAGAAACACACTAGTAAAAGACTTAAAGTCGCAAACAGAACCATTACAGCTAGACATAGAAAAAGACTCAACACGTATTATTCAAATGTCACGATTAGCTGGATTAAATAATCAATTATATGATATTACAGGAGATATAGATTATTTAGAACAAGCAGTACGCTTGCGCGAAAAAGTGCTACAAAGAACAGCTATAAAGCCAGAAAGTGCCCGTAGATCACTAGCTCAAATGTATATTAAACAACACCGTTTTAAAGAAGCTGATAGTTTAATGAATACCATAGAGGCTAATGAAAAGCAAGATCAACTTGTGAAATTTGATATAGCCATGGAACTAGGAGATTATACAAAGGCAGAAAGCCTATTGAGCTCTATTAAAAATTTAAATGATTACAATTATTTGATAAGAGCTGCAAAATGGAATGATTATAAAGGCAATCTAGATGATACCATAAGACTGATGGAAAAGGCCATGGAACTAGCAGAAGAAAGTGGTTCAGAAAATTTAATGTTATGGAGTTATTCTAACATCGCAGACTATTATGGACACCATGGAGATCTCACACTATCTTATAAATATTATTTAAAAACGCTACAGTTAGATCCACAAAATGATTATGCTTTAAAAGGAATATCCTGGATAGCATATTCCAATGATAATGACATTAAACTGGCATCACAAATAATTAATACGTTACAATCTAGACATGATATACCAGACTATAAACTCATTTTAGCAGAATTTGCAGAATATCAAAATAATGAGAGTCAGGCACAGAGATTACGAGATGAATTTTTAAAAGAAACAAATCAGCCTGCTTACAGAGCAATGTATAATACTTATCGCATTGAAAACTTACTTGCAGGTAATGAAAATCAACAAAAAGCTGGTCTAGAACTAGCTATTGAAGAGGTTGGAAACCGGGCTACACCAGAGACTTATGATCTATTAGGTTATGCATATCTAGTCAATAAAATGCCGGTAATTGCTTTGGAAAATCATAAGCGTTTTGTTCAAAATAAAACATTTGAACCGGTAGCTCAACTACATCTGGCTCAAATTTTGAAAGAAAATAAATTGGGTGAAGTTGCCCAACCTATTAAGAATGAATTACTAGAGACTAGGTATGAATTAGGTCCAGTCACTTATAAAGAAGTGCAACAGATTTAA
- a CDS encoding anti-sigma factor, translating into MIDTKELIESGDLELYVCGALPANRAQEIAQISKQHPEVLEEIISIENAYQRLAAGLAPDHNDETYAKLEAIIGAKNKVLKSPSSWSPYIGWAAAGLLLIASGYFYNANNEANEEIVQIEQQKEFLETENIEMESINSQYVSTLQVLSDPKTVKVNLAGQAGFESSNAVAFYNNEKNVTYIDTKGLPEVPENMVYQLWSLTLDPLTPTSLGTLPTEKDAYNELLRIDNDYDTQAFGITLEEAGGAIAPTLERLYTLGVIDKG; encoded by the coding sequence ATGATAGACACAAAAGAATTAATAGAAAGTGGTGATCTTGAACTATATGTGTGCGGTGCTTTACCGGCAAATAGAGCTCAAGAAATTGCACAAATTTCAAAACAGCATCCTGAGGTGCTAGAAGAAATTATAAGTATAGAAAATGCATATCAACGACTGGCTGCAGGACTTGCACCAGATCATAACGATGAGACCTATGCTAAGCTAGAGGCTATTATAGGTGCTAAAAACAAGGTACTAAAATCACCTAGCTCATGGAGTCCTTATATAGGATGGGCTGCAGCTGGTTTATTACTAATTGCTTCTGGTTATTTCTATAATGCAAATAATGAGGCAAATGAAGAAATAGTGCAAATTGAGCAACAAAAGGAATTTCTAGAAACTGAGAATATAGAAATGGAAAGTATCAATTCTCAATATGTTTCCACCTTACAAGTTTTATCAGATCCAAAAACGGTTAAAGTAAATCTAGCAGGTCAAGCTGGTTTTGAATCCAGTAATGCAGTAGCATTTTATAATAATGAAAAGAACGTTACTTATATAGACACTAAAGGTTTACCAGAGGTACCAGAAAATATGGTGTATCAATTATGGTCTTTAACTCTAGATCCATTAACACCTACTAGTCTAGGTACTCTACCTACAGAAAAAGACGCTTACAATGAGCTACTAAGAATAGATAACGATTATGACACGCAAGCATTTGGAATTACACTTGAAGAAGCTGGTGGTGCCATTGCACCTACTCTAGAAAGGCTCTACACACTAGGTGTTATTGATAAAGGATAA
- a CDS encoding RNA polymerase sigma factor has translation MSNQPDLLILKMQEGSEMAFSRVYERYNEALRGIIFAVVKDDAVAEEVLQDVFMKIWNNSSSYDVKQGRFFTWALNISRNAAIDHLRSKAHKNNLKNLSRDYFVHIPEDATDEMEVQTDSLGIMKWVNKLKPTCIKIIDLIFFKGFTFKDGATELNIPEGTLKTRHRKCVNELRNVMGE, from the coding sequence ATGAGTAATCAACCCGATTTACTAATACTAAAAATGCAAGAAGGAAGCGAAATGGCTTTTTCTCGCGTTTATGAACGATATAATGAGGCATTGCGTGGAATTATATTTGCGGTAGTTAAAGATGATGCCGTCGCTGAAGAAGTCTTGCAAGACGTTTTTATGAAAATATGGAACAATTCATCTTCATATGATGTTAAGCAAGGACGTTTTTTTACTTGGGCTTTGAATATATCGCGTAATGCTGCTATAGATCATCTAAGGTCTAAAGCACATAAGAATAATCTTAAAAACCTAAGTCGCGATTATTTCGTACATATTCCAGAGGATGCTACTGACGAAATGGAAGTGCAAACGGACAGTCTAGGTATAATGAAATGGGTAAATAAATTAAAACCTACTTGTATTAAAATTATAGACTTGATTTTCTTTAAAGGCTTTACTTTTAAAGATGGCGCTACAGAATTAAATATTCCAGAAGGCACTCTCAAAACTAGGCACAGAAAATGTGTAAATGAATTACGTAATGTAATGGGAGAATGA
- a CDS encoding superoxide dismutase family protein has protein sequence MKKITLAIMALGLITGLNSCKESTKEQINDITDDMSYDDDGGDDDGGHAHDGDDHGDTLMVGKELIISMGSKSGSDVSGKIILTQGEKEVNMVVSLTGLTAGEHAIHIHENGDCTSDDGKSAGGHWNPTTEDHGKWGDHDHHMGDIGNLVANEEGGATLTFNTDKWCIGCDDDTRNVLGKAFIVHAAADDFESQPSGAAGARVACGVIE, from the coding sequence ATGAAAAAAATAACACTAGCCATAATGGCACTAGGATTAATAACAGGATTGAACTCTTGTAAAGAATCTACTAAAGAACAAATTAACGATATCACTGATGACATGTCCTATGATGATGATGGCGGTGATGATGACGGTGGTCATGCACATGACGGTGATGACCATGGAGATACTTTAATGGTAGGTAAAGAATTGATCATCTCTATGGGATCAAAAAGCGGTAGCGATGTATCCGGTAAAATTATTTTAACTCAAGGCGAAAAAGAGGTAAATATGGTCGTTTCATTAACAGGTCTGACTGCTGGTGAACACGCTATTCACATACATGAAAATGGAGATTGTACTAGTGATGATGGAAAAAGCGCTGGTGGACACTGGAATCCTACAACAGAAGACCATGGTAAATGGGGCGATCACGATCACCACATGGGTGATATAGGAAATCTAGTAGCAAATGAAGAAGGTGGTGCTACATTAACATTTAATACTGATAAGTGGTGTATAGGCTGTGATGATGATACTCGTAACGTATTAGGTAAAGCATTCATTGTTCATGCTGCTGCAGACGATTTTGAATCACAACCTAGTGGAGCTGCTGGTGCAAGAGTGGCGTGTGGTGTGATAGAATAA
- a CDS encoding YdeI/OmpD-associated family protein: MSYTFKTSIGNNGYTGAILIPEDIATQLAVNKIKRVVATVKAHDKEITLYAGIAKKHGVIYMMFSKANQKTLGVTAGDSLSIEMHEDTSKYQAPMTEELEAVLLSDYEAFEIFESLLPGKQRNIIFMVYRVNDSQKRVDIALNIMENLKIGNHEPIKFEKLL; encoded by the coding sequence ATGAGCTATACTTTTAAGACCTCCATAGGTAATAATGGTTACACAGGCGCTATTTTAATACCAGAAGATATTGCGACACAATTAGCTGTAAACAAAATCAAACGAGTGGTTGCCACTGTAAAAGCTCATGATAAAGAGATTACACTATATGCAGGTATTGCTAAAAAGCATGGTGTCATCTACATGATGTTTTCAAAAGCTAATCAAAAAACTTTAGGTGTAACGGCTGGAGACTCGTTAAGTATTGAAATGCATGAAGACACTAGTAAATATCAAGCTCCCATGACAGAAGAACTGGAAGCAGTTCTTTTAAGTGATTATGAAGCTTTTGAAATTTTTGAATCACTATTACCAGGTAAACAACGTAATATTATTTTTATGGTATATCGTGTAAATGATTCTCAAAAACGTGTTGACATAGCCTTAAACATAATGGAAAACTTAAAGATAGGTAACCATGAGCCTATAAAATTTGAGAAACTCTTATGA
- a CDS encoding bifunctional alpha/beta hydrolase/OsmC family protein, with product MNFEKINFKNTAGYELSGRLELPADQHPHNYAVFAHCFTCSKNFSATKNISRALTTAGFGVLRFDFTGLGDSDGDFADTNFSGNVGDLLAAINYLKEHYQAPTLLVGHSLGGAAVIYASAQADSIEAVATIGAPSDTKHVRHLFGDQLEAIIENGEATVQLSGRPFKIKEQLLKDLNEQKVTQTLKDLRKPILIMHSPQDDTVGIQHAEKLYHAALHPKSFVSLNGADHLLMDKKDSKYVGEVIAGWSSRYIDVEEDIALASKHNVVASLDNDSLFTTQMRAGRHYFTADEPTSIGGNDFGPTPYELLSSGLAACTVMTIQMYARRKKWIIDNVECHVDYDKQHAIDCENCEESSAKIDTFTREIKITGDLDEKQLQRVLQIADKCPVHKTLHSETQVVTKLVR from the coding sequence ATGAACTTTGAGAAAATCAACTTTAAAAACACGGCTGGTTATGAACTTAGTGGTCGCCTAGAGCTACCAGCAGACCAACATCCACATAACTATGCTGTTTTTGCGCATTGTTTTACATGCAGCAAAAACTTTAGTGCAACTAAGAATATTTCTCGAGCTTTAACTACGGCAGGTTTTGGAGTATTACGATTTGATTTTACTGGATTAGGTGATAGTGATGGTGATTTTGCAGACACTAATTTCTCTGGTAATGTAGGCGACTTGCTAGCTGCTATAAATTATTTAAAAGAACACTATCAGGCACCTACTCTATTGGTAGGACACAGTTTAGGTGGTGCTGCGGTCATCTACGCATCTGCACAAGCAGACTCTATTGAAGCCGTTGCTACAATTGGAGCACCTAGTGACACAAAACATGTACGACATTTATTTGGTGATCAATTAGAGGCCATTATAGAAAATGGAGAAGCAACAGTACAATTAAGCGGTAGACCTTTTAAGATCAAAGAACAATTGCTTAAAGATCTCAATGAACAAAAGGTAACACAAACACTGAAAGACCTGCGCAAGCCTATTTTGATTATGCATTCACCGCAGGACGATACTGTTGGCATTCAACATGCAGAAAAATTATACCACGCTGCTCTTCATCCCAAAAGCTTTGTTAGTTTAAATGGTGCAGACCATTTATTGATGGATAAAAAAGATTCTAAATATGTAGGTGAGGTCATTGCAGGATGGTCTTCAAGATATATTGATGTGGAAGAAGATATTGCTTTAGCATCAAAGCATAATGTGGTCGCTAGTCTAGATAATGATAGCTTGTTCACTACTCAAATGCGTGCTGGCAGACATTATTTTACAGCAGATGAACCTACCAGTATAGGTGGTAATGACTTTGGGCCTACACCATATGAACTACTTTCCAGTGGATTAGCAGCCTGCACGGTTATGACTATTCAAATGTACGCTAGACGCAAAAAATGGATAATAGATAATGTAGAATGTCATGTGGATTATGATAAACAACATGCCATAGATTGTGAGAATTGTGAAGAATCAAGCGCAAAAATAGACACCTTTACCAGAGAGATCAAAATTACAGGAGACCTGGATGAGAAACAACTACAACGAGTTCTTCAAATAGCAGATAAATGTCCGGTTCACAAAACTTTACATAGCGAGACACAGGTAGTGACTAAATTAGTACGTTAA
- a CDS encoding WD40/YVTN/BNR-like repeat-containing protein, which produces MKRTLILCVCLISSLAFSQKLDLELVKNLEPRNIGPGGMSGRVTSIDVVHDNPDIIYAGTASGGLWSSQNGGVTWEPIFEDEVTASIGAVAIQQSNPSVIWVGTGEGNPRNSLNGGYGIYKSLDGGKSWKSMGLEKTRNIHRVIIDPTNPDVVYAAAIGSPWGIHPERGVFKTTDGGKTWKKILYTNDKSGAADLVMDPTNPNKLIAAMWEHKRDPWFFKSGGEGSGLYMTHDGGENWKKITAEDGLPKGELGRIGVAIAPSEPNVVYALVEAKKNALYKSTDGGFKWKKINDKSDIGNRPFYYSEIYVDSQNENRVYSVFTYINVSNDGGKSFKQLMPAYNADNGVHPDHHAWYIHPTNGKFMIDGNDGGLNITRDRGKTWRFIGNLPVAQFYHINVDDEVPYNVYGGMQDNGSWRGPAYSWRAQGIRNSYWQEISFGDGFDVVPDPDNSRFGYSMSQQGYVSRYDWQTGNNYSVRPTHPDPDVQLRFNWNAAINMDPFDSATLYFGSQFVHKSTDKGLTWKVISPDLTTNDPEKQKQSESGGLTMDATGAENHTTILVIEPSAVERDVLYTGSDDGRVHITKNGGDSWEDISKGLKGLPQGSWITQIKASKTKKGHALLVANDYRRFNFEAYAYRTTNYGKSWTRIVDSDDVESYALCIIEHPEENNLMFLGTDDGLYVSINAGDDWVKYTNGFPTVSVKDLAIQERENDLVIGTFGRAAWVLDDLAPFVAFAKAQPQQPIALYQPPTAYFARYQQPTGSRFGADAMFHGENRGSGAKFKYYFNKDLKTKNDTIKSDSIYLKIYDDERLIRTLSSKVPKEKGIHTWSWRMREKGADRPSRKVNTSKREPSGVRVLPGTYRAVLEYGNTKSETSITIKEDPRIDELSMADMKSKYDAQKRLEALSITVSGITEQLAVNKKKAQTFLKLMKDKDKKAYKDQIKRTDSIIKGIELEQNKYFGTPDKRQGITRNPEVTVMNRIGLANQYISSRQGPQTATETQLFNQARELANERIIESQKWLTENWDPFVIEMKDITIDLWD; this is translated from the coding sequence ATGAAAAGAACTCTAATACTATGCGTTTGCTTGATTTCTAGCCTCGCATTTTCTCAAAAACTTGATTTAGAATTAGTTAAAAATCTAGAACCTCGCAACATTGGTCCCGGCGGTATGTCTGGTCGTGTGACGTCTATAGATGTGGTACACGATAATCCAGATATTATTTATGCTGGTACGGCTAGTGGTGGATTGTGGAGCTCACAAAACGGTGGCGTGACCTGGGAACCTATTTTTGAAGATGAAGTTACTGCGTCTATAGGTGCCGTGGCAATTCAACAATCTAATCCTAGTGTAATATGGGTAGGAACTGGTGAGGGAAATCCACGTAACTCTTTGAACGGTGGATACGGTATATACAAGTCACTCGATGGTGGGAAATCATGGAAATCTATGGGACTTGAAAAAACCCGTAACATTCATAGAGTTATTATTGATCCTACTAATCCAGATGTCGTTTATGCCGCAGCCATAGGTTCTCCATGGGGAATTCATCCAGAACGTGGTGTTTTTAAAACCACAGATGGTGGAAAAACATGGAAAAAAATTCTTTACACAAACGACAAGTCCGGTGCAGCAGATCTTGTTATGGACCCTACTAATCCTAATAAACTCATCGCTGCCATGTGGGAACATAAACGCGATCCATGGTTTTTTAAATCTGGTGGTGAAGGATCGGGATTGTATATGACACATGATGGTGGAGAAAACTGGAAAAAAATTACCGCTGAAGATGGATTACCCAAAGGCGAGCTAGGCCGTATAGGTGTTGCCATTGCTCCTAGCGAGCCTAATGTTGTTTATGCACTAGTAGAGGCAAAGAAAAATGCATTGTACAAATCTACAGATGGTGGTTTTAAGTGGAAAAAGATCAATGATAAAAGTGATATAGGTAATAGACCTTTCTATTATTCTGAAATATATGTGGATTCACAAAACGAGAATCGTGTGTACTCTGTTTTCACATACATAAATGTCTCAAACGATGGTGGTAAAAGCTTTAAACAACTGATGCCTGCTTATAATGCAGATAATGGTGTACATCCCGATCACCATGCCTGGTACATCCATCCTACTAACGGTAAATTTATGATCGATGGAAATGATGGAGGTTTAAACATCACACGTGATCGTGGAAAGACATGGCGATTTATAGGGAATCTACCTGTGGCACAATTCTATCATATTAATGTAGATGATGAAGTACCATATAATGTTTATGGTGGTATGCAAGATAATGGTAGCTGGCGTGGACCAGCATACTCATGGCGTGCGCAAGGTATCAGAAATAGTTACTGGCAAGAAATCAGCTTTGGTGACGGTTTTGACGTTGTACCAGATCCAGATAATAGTAGATTCGGTTATTCTATGAGTCAGCAAGGATATGTAAGCCGTTATGACTGGCAAACCGGTAATAACTATAGTGTTAGACCTACACATCCAGATCCAGATGTACAATTACGTTTTAACTGGAATGCTGCCATCAACATGGATCCGTTTGATAGCGCTACCTTATACTTCGGTAGTCAGTTTGTTCATAAATCTACAGATAAAGGACTGACGTGGAAAGTGATTTCTCCAGACTTAACAACTAATGATCCTGAGAAGCAAAAACAATCAGAATCTGGTGGATTAACCATGGATGCTACTGGAGCAGAGAATCATACAACTATACTAGTCATAGAACCTAGTGCTGTAGAACGTGATGTTCTGTACACAGGATCAGACGATGGCCGAGTACACATCACAAAAAATGGTGGTGATAGTTGGGAAGATATTTCAAAAGGGTTAAAAGGTCTACCACAAGGCAGCTGGATTACCCAAATAAAAGCCTCAAAAACTAAAAAAGGTCATGCACTACTAGTTGCAAACGATTATCGTAGATTCAACTTTGAGGCCTATGCATATCGTACCACTAACTATGGTAAAAGTTGGACTAGAATTGTAGATAGTGATGATGTAGAAAGCTACGCCTTATGTATCATTGAACATCCAGAAGAGAACAATTTGATGTTTTTAGGTACTGATGATGGTCTATACGTAAGTATTAACGCTGGCGATGATTGGGTAAAATACACTAATGGTTTCCCTACCGTTTCTGTTAAGGACCTTGCTATTCAAGAGCGCGAGAATGATCTGGTGATAGGAACATTTGGTCGTGCGGCTTGGGTTTTAGACGACCTTGCTCCTTTTGTTGCTTTCGCGAAAGCGCAACCTCAACAACCTATTGCTCTATACCAGCCACCTACTGCATACTTTGCTAGATATCAACAACCTACTGGAAGTAGATTTGGCGCAGACGCGATGTTCCATGGAGAAAACCGCGGTAGTGGAGCAAAATTTAAATACTATTTTAATAAAGACTTAAAAACAAAAAACGACACCATAAAATCCGACTCTATCTATTTAAAAATCTATGATGATGAAAGATTAATACGCACCCTATCTAGTAAAGTTCCTAAAGAAAAAGGTATACATACCTGGAGCTGGAGAATGAGAGAAAAAGGTGCTGATCGACCATCAAGAAAAGTTAATACTTCAAAAAGGGAACCTAGTGGTGTCCGTGTATTACCAGGCACGTATAGAGCCGTATTAGAATATGGAAATACTAAAAGTGAAACCAGTATTACTATTAAAGAAGATCCTAGGATTGATGAACTGAGCATGGCAGACATGAAGTCTAAATATGATGCACAAAAAAGATTAGAAGCTCTATCGATTACCGTATCTGGAATCACTGAGCAACTGGCCGTAAATAAAAAGAAAGCCCAAACCTTCCTTAAGTTGATGAAGGATAAGGATAAAAAAGCATACAAAGATCAAATCAAAAGAACCGATTCTATTATAAAAGGTATTGAACTTGAGCAGAATAAGTATTTTGGTACACCTGATAAACGTCAGGGAATTACTCGTAATCCTGAAGTCACTGTAATGAATCGTATAGGATTAGCAAATCAATACATAAGCAGCCGTCAAGGTCCACAAACTGCTACAGAAACACAATTATTTAATCAAGCTAGAGAATTAGCAAATGAAAGAATTATTGAGTCACAAAAATGGCTGACTGAAAACTGGGATCCTTTTGTGATAGAAATGAAGGATATTACAATTGATTTATGGGATTAA